A region from the Biomphalaria glabrata chromosome 14, xgBioGlab47.1, whole genome shotgun sequence genome encodes:
- the LOC106055292 gene encoding uncharacterized protein LOC106055292: protein MSSLDDIDADTYQDNVLRIAEKIAVLLNEVIDLKYRQFTEVELEEIEEKSVALLEEYLKLCLVSDILTLTRPDESEFQEQVSNPDFLFHDLFQENRKLRRILKRQRVAEELQRLKQRFYAVTNTDTCMSYMKQMDVDAQGFLERLTADKAKTYCIDLIEELQDLIERITKYRSNTKKQVAIESVTGVLTLGTAAATGVVAAVGIAGRTASAAASASAPAASRVASAAGSAAAPVVADIASGTAAAANVANSVSEVAVISTTAARAIGTTVTVGKIVITAGSAITEAINIGTAVTNAKPYTANRNRFRHELFRTFQETYSTVSSTTQSQSDTDTQSNTRTMALIVYEKLINDEDPYLIVEKIDCSVEA, encoded by the coding sequence ATGAGCAGTCTTGACGATATAGACGCCGATACGTATCAAGACAATGTTCTTAGAATAGCAGAAAAGATTGCTGTCCTGCTAAACGAGGTCATTGATTTGAAGTACAGACAGTTCACCGAAGTAGAGCTTGAAGAGATTGAAGAAAAATCTGTGGCTTTGTTAGAAGAATATTTAAAGCTTTGTCTGGTATCCGACATACTAACTCTAACTAGACCTGATGAAAGCGAATTCCAAGAGCAAGTCTCTAACCCAGATTTCTTGTTTCATGACCTCTTCCAAGAAAATCGAAAACTTCGGCGAATACTGAAGCGACAGAGAGTGGCGGAAGAGCTTCAGAGATTGAAGCAAAGATTTTATGCAGTTACAAACACAGATACCTGCATGAGCTACATGAAGCAGATGGACGTTGATGCTCAAGGATTTCTTGAAAGGCTAACAGCAGACAAAGCTAAGACATACTGCATTGATTTGATTGAAGAGCTACAAGATCTGATCGAGAGAATCACTAAGTATAGAAGTAACACGAAAAAGCAGGTCGCTATCGAGTCTGTAACTGGGGTCTTAACACTCGGTACGGCTGCTGCAACGGGCGTAGTTGCTGCCGTGGGAATAGCTGGCAGGACTGCAAGCGCTGCGGCTTCGGCGTCTGCCCCAGCAGCGTCAAGAGTTGCCAGTGCTGCTGGATCAGCAGCTGCACCTGTGGTGGCGGATATTGCCTCTGGAACTGCTGCTGCTGCCAACGTTGCGAATTCTGTCTCCGAGGTAGCTGTCATTTCCACCACAGCTGCAAGAGCAATTGGCACGACAGTCACTGTTGGTAAAATTGTTATAACTGCGGGCAGCGCTATAACCGAGGCAATTAACATCGGAACTGCTGTAACGAACGCAAAACCTTACACGGCGAATCGGAACAGATTTAGACATGAACTGTTCAGGACATTCCAAGAGACGTATTCTACTGTAAGTTCAACGACGCAATCACAGTCTGATACAGACACTCAGAGTAACACCAGGACCATGGCGCTGATAGTTTATGAAAAACTAATTAACGATGAGGACCCATATTTGATTGTTGAAAAGATCGATTGCTCAGTTGaagcttaa